A stretch of DNA from Micromonospora sp. NBC_01813:
TGGTGCTCTGGTCCCAGGTGTCGACCGAGGAGTTGACCGCGGCGAGCAGCAGTTCGGCGCTGAGTGCGGGAATCGCGACCGGACAGTTCAGGTGGGCCAGGTAGGTGGGTTCGTGGAACCAGACCGCGTGGTCCAGGTAGAGCGTGCCGATCTCGTCGAGCGCGGCGTCGGTACTGCCGAGGGGAGTGTCGAGGTCGACGCGGTCGACCATCTCCTGTAGCTGCGCGACGCTGGCCCCGGAGTACGGCTGGCGGACCGCGCGTACGCGGTCGGCGAGCCCGGCCACGGTCTGGTCGATGCTGGACACGTAGGCGTCCACCGTGTGTCGACCGAACAGATGTGGGTACATCGACCCCTCCAAGACCGCCTCCATAAGGGTAACCTAACCTAACTTAGGCGAGGCTACTGGGAGGTCCGGTGAAACGGAACTGGGCGGGGCGGGTCGGCAGGGTGTCAAGGGGGAACGGCCACTGGTCCGTGCGGCCCGGCGACGGGCCGACACAAGGTCGCGACCTGCGGATTTGGGGCAGCGGCAGGTGTTCGCCGGCTGGTTGTGACCTGCGTGACATCGAACGGATTCGACACCGGGAGTCCGAATGGGCGCGATGAGTCCCGCAGACGTAGCGGTCCGACCACCGGACCCCGTACCGATCGACGGTCGGTTGCGGACGTTGACCGCGCTCTACGTCACCCAGTTCCTCGGCTTCGGTTTCATCACGATCGGGCTGACCAGCATCCTGCGGGCCGGCGGCACCTCGCTGGACACCCTCGCGCTGCTGAACCTGATCGGTCTGATCTGGCCGGTCAAGTTCCTCTGGGCACCGATCGTCGACCGGTACGGGCCCCGGCGCGGCGGCCACTACCGGTCCTGGCTGCTGGTGCTGCAGACCGGCATGGTCCTCGCCCTGCTGGCGCTGCTCGCAGTCGATCCGGCCACCGGCCGGATCGGCCCGATCGTACTGATCTGCGCGCTGTTCGTGTTTCTGTCCGCCACCCAGGACATCGCCGCGGACGCGGTCGCCGTCCGGCTGCTCAGCCGGTCCGACCGTGGTCCGGGCAACGGGATCCAGGTGGCGGCCAGCTATGTCGGCAACATCCTCGGTGGCGGTGCCTGCGTGGTCGTCTACGACCAGTTCGGGTGGGCCGCGGCGGTCGGGCTGCTCGCCGGGCTCACCGCCACCGGCCTGCTGGTGGTGTGGCGGTTCCGGGAACCCGACCGGGTCGCGAAACCGGCCGGCACCCGCCAGGCGTACGGCGCACTGCTGTCGGTGCTGCGTCAACCTGGCTGCCGCGGCTGGGTCCTTGGTGTGGTGCCGTTGCTCTACATGGGGGCGGGTGCGGCGTACGCGCTGGTGTCGCCGGCGCTGGTCGACGCGGGTTGGTCCCTGTCGCGGATCGGTCTCGTCACCGGCATCGTGACCAGCGTCCCGGCGGTGATCGCCGGGCTGGTGGCCGGTGGACTGGTCAACCGGATCGGCCGGTCGGGGGTGCTGCTGGCCGGCGGTGCCTCGCTCGCCGTGGCGACGGCGTCGCTGTTGCCGATGCTCACCGGGCGGGCCGCGACCGGGTTCACCACCGTTGCGCTGTGCTGCTTCATGGCCGCGTACACGGTGGCCAACGTCGCCCTGTACACGGTGAACATGGACTACTCGCGGCCGGCGTCCGGCGGCACCGACTTCACCGTACTGTCGTCGTTCGGGCTCATCTGCTCCTACCTCGC
This window harbors:
- a CDS encoding MFS transporter; the protein is MSPADVAVRPPDPVPIDGRLRTLTALYVTQFLGFGFITIGLTSILRAGGTSLDTLALLNLIGLIWPVKFLWAPIVDRYGPRRGGHYRSWLLVLQTGMVLALLALLAVDPATGRIGPIVLICALFVFLSATQDIAADAVAVRLLSRSDRGPGNGIQVAASYVGNILGGGACVVVYDQFGWAAAVGLLAGLTATGLLVVWRFREPDRVAKPAGTRQAYGALLSVLRQPGCRGWVLGVVPLLYMGAGAAYALVSPALVDAGWSLSRIGLVTGIVTSVPAVIAGLVAGGLVNRIGRSGVLLAGGASLAVATASLLPMLTGRAATGFTTVALCCFMAAYTVANVALYTVNMDYSRPASGGTDFTVLSSFGLICSYLAAAVGLAVAARVGYLTVAIVAIVLMLAGVVMGLRHQRRNSPPIRPSLGA